The following are from one region of the Muntiacus reevesi chromosome 3, mMunRee1.1, whole genome shotgun sequence genome:
- the MALL gene encoding MAL-like protein isoform X2 → MASRDPPATSHAPPDVPSGVSLFLTIPYAFFLPELIFGVWVWILVAATQVASPLLQGWVMYVSLTSFLISLMLLLSYVFGFYKRYESWKILFFAFVTTLLYILHAFSIYYH, encoded by the exons TCCCGGGACCCGCCCGCCACTAGCCATGCCCCCCCCGACGTGCCCTCCGGGGTCTCGCTGTTTCTCACCATCCCCTACGCCTTCTTCTTGCCTGAGCTG ATCTTTGGGGTCTGGGTCTGGATCCTGGTGGCAGCCACACAGGTAGCAAGCCCACTGCTACAAGGATGGGTGATGTACGTCTCGCTCACCTCTTTCCTCATCTCCCTGATGCTCCTGTTGTCTTACGTGTTTGGATTTTACAAAAGATATGAGTCCTGGAAAATTCTG TTCTTTGCCTTCGTCACCACCCTGCTCTACATCCTGCATGCCTTCAGCATCTATTACCACTGA
- the MALL gene encoding MAL-like protein isoform X1, with amino-acid sequence MASRDPPATSHAPPDVPSGVSLFLTIPYAFFLPELIFGVWVWILVAATQVASPLLQGWVMYVSLTSFLISLMLLLSYVFGFYKRYESWKILDSLYHGTTGILYMSAAVLQVHATIMSETQDLKNYYINTAASFFAFVTTLLYILHAFSIYYH; translated from the exons TCCCGGGACCCGCCCGCCACTAGCCATGCCCCCCCCGACGTGCCCTCCGGGGTCTCGCTGTTTCTCACCATCCCCTACGCCTTCTTCTTGCCTGAGCTG ATCTTTGGGGTCTGGGTCTGGATCCTGGTGGCAGCCACACAGGTAGCAAGCCCACTGCTACAAGGATGGGTGATGTACGTCTCGCTCACCTCTTTCCTCATCTCCCTGATGCTCCTGTTGTCTTACGTGTTTGGATTTTACAAAAGATATGAGTCCTGGAAAATTCTG GACAGCCTATATCACGGGACCACGGGCATCCTGTACATGAGTGCCGCCGTGTTACAAGTGCACGCCACCATCATGTCAGAGACCCAGGACCTGAAAAACTACTATATAAACACCGCGGCCTCA TTCTTTGCCTTCGTCACCACCCTGCTCTACATCCTGCATGCCTTCAGCATCTATTACCACTGA